The Candidatus Rokuibacteriota bacterium genome includes a window with the following:
- a CDS encoding N-6 DNA methylase → MAPQRGAVREAQLAFDALSIEGGLLGAEWLGKLAQLEASAQALADYRIPKGLHLRDEIARSWRIAQACFQELEAGRASGGNALALAERFVEGLLRDAFGFTSIVRADPTVLGERVYPVRFFALGDRVPIVVAPAGAGLDAPLPELGDGRRRRSAFGLLQEVLNALSAARWGLTSDGLVLRLARDNASLTRPAWIEADLARIFTESLYPDFAALWLLVHESRFGRAEESADTCPLEAWREAGRQEGTRAREKLSVGFERALEILGHGFLSHPANTGLRSALHAGDLTRDNYFGQLLRLVYRLIFLLTVEERNLLHPKSAPDAARHLYAEGYTLRRLRDRAIRRSAHDRQGDLWEVVKIVFRGLATGEPRLGLPALAGLFASEECPELDGAMLENRALLGALFHLAWLREPSGLVRVNWRDMGPDELGYVYEGLLELVPQITKDGRSFSFASADESRGHARKTTGSYYTPDELVQLLLASALDPVVKRAVDAHPDRPVDALLDLAVVDPACGSGHFLLAAARRLADHVARIRAAGTPTPDDYQRALRDVVRRCIYGVDMNPLAVELCKVSLWMESIDPGLPLTFLESHIRRGNALLGTTRGLMGDQVPDAAWIVLEGDDKNVTTSLKRRNKEEIAGQRLLRLERRNGTGALRDAMRAIEQAPDADVAALAEKECQWKALLGSQAYEHEKLVADAWCAAFLWPKDKPGPVVETAPTTATWLALRDKEAPPSEVLVETTRHIAEDYVLFHWELAFPHVFARGGFDVVLGNPPWEHIELKEQEFFARREPSIADAQNAAIRKDLIAALPVTSPQLWEEWQLAKRKAQGEMHFARSSGRFPLCARGRINTYPLFAEHNWGVLAPHGRAGFIVPSGIATDDMTKEYFQALLDRRVLASIYHFENEGLVFKGLHHAYRFVLLTIGEAERADLVFYARRVLDLDDEERHFALAPADFATLNPNTHTCPTFRWRRDAEMNLALYSRTNVLWREGDPDGNPWGLRFMQGLFNMASDAALFRTRGELVAAGWTPQGNRFVKDREVMLPLYEAKMIHNFDHRFGTYEGQTEAQSNQGKLPELDDAAHANPRRVTLARYWVTQTEIESRLEGVSDRGWLLGWRDITGTEKVRTVIACVIPRVGVGHTLPLMFPTPDAHTVACLCANLASLCFDYAARQKVGGTHLTYSYLKQLPVLPPSIYPTCCPWNVAQALRDWFLPRVLELTYTAWDLKPFAEDCGDDGPPYIWDPERRFQLQCELDAAFFHLYSIPPDDAGYILDTFPVLARSDERAYGEYRTKRMVLDVYDALAGAAAAGRSYVSPLGPPTRAS, encoded by the coding sequence ATGGCGCCCCAGCGGGGCGCCGTGCGCGAGGCGCAGCTCGCATTCGATGCCCTCTCCATCGAGGGCGGACTTCTCGGCGCGGAGTGGCTGGGCAAACTTGCTCAGCTCGAGGCCAGCGCGCAGGCCTTGGCCGACTATCGCATTCCGAAGGGCCTTCACCTGCGCGACGAGATCGCCCGGAGCTGGCGAATCGCTCAGGCGTGCTTTCAGGAGCTGGAAGCCGGTCGTGCGTCGGGCGGCAACGCTCTCGCGCTGGCCGAGCGCTTCGTCGAAGGACTCCTGCGCGACGCGTTCGGCTTCACGTCAATCGTACGCGCCGATCCAACGGTGCTGGGCGAGCGGGTGTACCCGGTCCGGTTCTTCGCACTCGGCGATCGGGTACCCATCGTCGTCGCCCCGGCAGGCGCGGGGCTGGACGCTCCGTTGCCCGAACTCGGCGACGGCAGGAGAAGACGGAGCGCATTCGGCCTGCTACAGGAGGTCCTCAACGCCCTCAGCGCTGCACGCTGGGGGCTGACGTCGGACGGGCTCGTGCTTCGGCTCGCACGCGACAACGCCAGCCTAACCCGGCCCGCGTGGATCGAGGCCGACCTCGCCCGGATCTTCACCGAGAGCCTGTACCCGGACTTTGCCGCGCTCTGGCTCCTCGTGCATGAGTCGCGCTTCGGCCGTGCCGAGGAGTCCGCCGACACGTGCCCGCTGGAGGCCTGGCGCGAGGCGGGGCGGCAGGAAGGGACTCGGGCACGGGAGAAGCTGAGCGTCGGTTTCGAGCGGGCGCTCGAGATCCTCGGTCACGGTTTTCTCTCGCATCCGGCGAACACCGGCCTCCGCTCCGCGCTGCACGCCGGCGATCTCACGAGGGACAACTACTTCGGGCAGCTTCTCCGGCTCGTCTATCGGCTCATCTTCCTGCTCACAGTCGAGGAGCGGAACCTCCTCCACCCGAAGAGCGCGCCCGACGCAGCCCGTCACCTGTACGCCGAGGGGTACACGCTCCGGCGCCTTCGCGATCGGGCCATCCGCAGGAGCGCCCATGATCGCCAGGGCGATCTCTGGGAGGTGGTGAAGATCGTCTTCCGTGGGCTCGCCACCGGCGAGCCGCGCCTCGGCCTGCCTGCGCTCGCCGGCCTATTCGCGTCGGAAGAATGCCCGGAACTCGACGGAGCGATGCTCGAGAACCGCGCGCTGCTCGGAGCACTCTTTCACCTCGCCTGGCTGCGTGAGCCCTCAGGGCTGGTGCGCGTGAACTGGCGCGACATGGGCCCTGACGAGCTCGGCTACGTATACGAGGGGCTTCTCGAGCTGGTCCCCCAGATCACCAAGGATGGGCGCTCCTTCTCCTTTGCCAGCGCGGACGAGAGCCGCGGGCACGCGCGCAAGACCACGGGCAGTTACTACACGCCCGACGAGCTCGTGCAGCTACTGCTCGCGAGCGCCCTCGATCCCGTCGTGAAGCGCGCCGTGGACGCCCATCCGGACCGGCCCGTCGATGCACTCCTCGACCTAGCGGTCGTCGATCCGGCGTGTGGCTCGGGGCACTTTCTTCTCGCGGCGGCGCGCCGTCTCGCCGATCACGTCGCGCGCATCCGCGCAGCGGGAACCCCGACGCCGGACGACTACCAGCGCGCGCTGCGCGACGTGGTACGACGGTGCATCTACGGGGTGGACATGAACCCCCTGGCCGTCGAGCTATGCAAGGTAAGCCTGTGGATGGAGTCCATCGATCCCGGCCTGCCGCTTACCTTCCTCGAGAGCCATATTCGCCGCGGCAACGCGCTGCTCGGCACCACGCGCGGGTTGATGGGCGATCAGGTGCCGGATGCCGCCTGGATCGTCCTCGAAGGGGACGACAAGAACGTCACAACATCGCTCAAGAGACGCAACAAGGAAGAAATCGCAGGACAGCGGCTCCTTCGCCTTGAGCGACGAAACGGGACGGGCGCCTTGCGTGACGCCATGCGCGCCATCGAACAGGCCCCCGACGCCGATGTCGCGGCGCTGGCCGAGAAGGAGTGCCAATGGAAGGCGCTCCTCGGCTCGCAAGCCTACGAGCACGAGAAGCTCGTGGCCGACGCTTGGTGCGCCGCCTTCCTCTGGCCCAAGGACAAGCCCGGCCCGGTTGTCGAGACCGCGCCGACCACGGCCACGTGGCTCGCGCTCCGCGACAAAGAGGCGCCGCCGTCCGAAGTGCTTGTCGAAACGACGCGACATATCGCCGAGGACTACGTGCTCTTCCATTGGGAACTTGCGTTTCCGCACGTGTTCGCGCGGGGCGGTTTCGACGTCGTGCTGGGGAACCCTCCATGGGAACACATCGAGTTGAAGGAACAAGAATTCTTCGCTAGGCGAGAGCCATCAATCGCCGATGCTCAAAACGCCGCAATACGCAAGGATCTGATCGCAGCGCTTCCGGTAACAAGTCCCCAACTCTGGGAGGAATGGCAACTCGCGAAGCGAAAGGCCCAGGGCGAGATGCACTTCGCCCGCAGCAGTGGCCGCTTTCCGCTTTGCGCTCGCGGGCGCATCAATACCTACCCGCTATTTGCGGAGCACAACTGGGGTGTGCTTGCGCCGCACGGCCGGGCCGGCTTCATCGTGCCGAGCGGCATTGCAACCGACGATATGACCAAGGAGTACTTCCAGGCCCTCCTAGACCGTAGGGTCCTCGCTAGCATCTACCACTTCGAGAACGAAGGCCTCGTGTTCAAGGGGCTTCATCACGCGTACCGCTTCGTGCTGCTAACAATCGGCGAGGCCGAGCGCGCTGACCTTGTGTTCTACGCGCGACGCGTTCTCGATCTCGACGATGAAGAACGCCACTTTGCTCTTGCTCCCGCCGACTTCGCGACGCTCAACCCCAATACGCACACCTGTCCCACTTTCAGGTGGCGCCGCGACGCCGAGATGAATCTTGCGCTCTACAGCCGCACGAACGTGCTTTGGCGTGAGGGCGATCCAGACGGCAATCCTTGGGGTCTGCGTTTCATGCAAGGACTTTTCAACATGGCGTCCGACGCAGCCCTCTTCCGCACGCGGGGAGAGCTTGTCGCTGCCGGCTGGACGCCCCAGGGCAACCGCTTCGTCAAGGACCGTGAGGTCATGCTGCCGCTTTACGAAGCGAAGATGATCCACAATTTCGACCACCGTTTTGGCACCTACGAGGGGCAAACGGAAGCACAGTCGAACCAGGGAAAGCTCCCCGAACTCGACGATGCGGCCCACGCAAACCCCCGGCGAGTGACGCTCGCGAGGTACTGGGTCACGCAGACCGAGATTGAGTCGAGGCTGGAGGGTGTCTCGGATCGGGGGTGGCTGCTCGGGTGGCGAGACATCACGGGTACCGAAAAGGTCCGGACAGTCATCGCGTGCGTGATCCCGCGGGTTGGAGTTGGGCATACATTGCCGCTCATGTTTCCGACACCTGACGCGCACACCGTTGCATGCCTCTGCGCGAACTTGGCGAGCCTTTGCTTCGACTATGCTGCGCGTCAGAAGGTCGGGGGTACCCACCTCACCTACAGCTACCTGAAGCAACTACCTGTGTTGCCGCCTTCCATCTATCCCACATGCTGCCCCTGGAATGTTGCCCAGGCGCTCCGCGACTGGTTCCTTCCTCGCGTCCTTGAACTCACCTACACCGCCTGGGACCTCAAGCCGTTCGCCGAGGACTGCGGCGACGACGGGCCACCCTACATCTGGGACCCCGAGCGCCGCTTCCAACTCCAGTGCGAGCTCGACGCGGCCTTCTTCCACCTCTACAGCATCCCGCCGGACGATGCCGGCTACATCCTCGACACCTTTCCCGTCCTCGCCCGATCCGATGAACGCGCCTACGGCGAGTACCGAACGAAGC
- a CDS encoding helicase-related protein encodes MTDLVYSPGSLVSARGREWIVLTGSTAETLRVRPMTGSDDDQTLIHLPLEAEPVREARFPLPDPRQLGGHDAALLLRDALLLSLRRGAGPFRSFGQISVEPRAYQLVPLLMALKLDPVRLLIADDVGVGKTIEALLIARELLDRGDIDRTAVLCPPHLVDQWVTELEVRFHIRAVAVTSQSARRLERGIPPGVSIFSVYPHTVVSLDYIKSRERRDHFLHACPDFVIVDEAHTCAAVGRGHHQRHELLEDLARSASRHLVLLTATPHSGNDAAFYRLLGLLAPDFERLSELVGSERERVRERLAHHFVQRRRADIADWHEGDIFPRRETKEVTYRLSGAWEDFFSKVLDYCAEVVEAGAGDEQRQRLNFWGTLALLRCAASSPLAAVLALRTRTGENLGDEAREDLLDRIFDGDIDALVEDDVEPPVGSDDLALAGLIAQAQQLAGQSGDPKLKAASDHVAELVQAGFNVVVFCRFIATAHYVARHLRKHLGGATVDVITGEMPPEDRAEHVARIGAAERSRVLVATDCLSEGINLQEYFDAVVHYDLSWNPTRHEQREGRVDRFGQTSKTVRATLLYGVNNPVDGAVLQVILRKAARIREELGVPVPVPDEGHTLTQALLKAVLLRRRGGSGALEGHQLELFETQWEDAKTKAKRNRTVFAQRRIKPDEVLPEWHKSLAAIGGREDVQRFAGRALARLGSGLEPLRRGFKVATAPLPVEVRERLETEGIAGTVAIDFTYPSAPGCRPVQRSHPLIAVLAETLLGRTLSVENNDVSSNDPSILGRVGCWISDGVRVRTTIALLRLRHQLLSRRQRQETTLMVEEATALAWVGAGTEEQVTGSEALSLLTLPPVDDPPRHVREREAARAVALIEERTSDLEAFAAARARALLEDHVRVREAGRGVGSTSVQALPRPDVIGVYVLLPRVG; translated from the coding sequence GTGACCGACCTCGTCTACTCTCCCGGAAGCCTTGTCAGCGCCCGAGGACGAGAGTGGATCGTCCTGACCGGCAGCACAGCAGAGACGCTCCGGGTTCGTCCGATGACCGGCTCCGACGACGACCAGACGCTGATTCACTTGCCACTTGAGGCAGAGCCGGTCCGCGAAGCTCGTTTCCCGCTACCCGATCCACGTCAACTCGGGGGGCACGACGCCGCGCTCTTGCTGCGAGACGCGTTGCTCCTCTCGCTGCGCCGGGGGGCTGGGCCGTTTCGGAGTTTCGGGCAGATCTCGGTGGAACCGCGCGCCTATCAACTCGTGCCGCTGCTCATGGCGCTCAAGCTCGATCCGGTGCGCCTTCTCATCGCCGACGACGTTGGCGTCGGCAAGACGATCGAGGCGCTGCTCATTGCGCGCGAGCTTCTCGACCGCGGCGACATCGACCGGACGGCGGTCCTTTGCCCGCCGCACCTGGTGGACCAGTGGGTGACCGAGCTCGAAGTTCGATTTCACATCCGCGCCGTGGCTGTGACGTCGCAGAGCGCGCGCCGCTTAGAGCGGGGAATCCCCCCTGGCGTAAGCATCTTCTCGGTGTATCCCCACACGGTCGTGAGCCTCGATTACATCAAAAGCCGAGAACGACGGGACCACTTTCTCCACGCATGTCCCGACTTCGTGATCGTCGATGAGGCTCATACATGCGCCGCTGTCGGCCGGGGTCACCATCAGCGCCACGAGCTGCTCGAGGACCTGGCGAGGAGCGCGTCTCGTCACCTCGTCCTGCTCACCGCCACCCCGCACAGCGGGAACGATGCGGCCTTCTACCGGCTGCTCGGGCTCCTCGCCCCGGACTTTGAGCGCCTGTCTGAGCTCGTCGGCTCGGAGCGCGAACGCGTGCGCGAGCGCCTCGCACACCATTTTGTACAGCGGAGGCGGGCGGACATTGCCGACTGGCATGAGGGCGACATCTTTCCGCGCCGCGAGACGAAGGAGGTCACCTACAGGCTGAGCGGGGCCTGGGAGGACTTCTTCAGCAAGGTCCTCGACTATTGCGCCGAGGTCGTCGAGGCAGGGGCGGGAGATGAGCAGCGGCAGCGCCTCAACTTCTGGGGCACTTTGGCGCTGTTGCGGTGTGCAGCCTCGAGCCCTCTCGCCGCCGTACTCGCCTTGCGGACCCGTACCGGCGAAAACCTCGGAGACGAGGCTCGCGAGGATCTGCTTGATCGCATCTTCGATGGCGATATCGATGCCCTCGTCGAAGACGACGTGGAGCCCCCTGTCGGCAGCGATGATCTGGCGCTGGCGGGACTCATCGCACAGGCCCAGCAGCTCGCAGGCCAGAGCGGCGATCCGAAGCTCAAGGCGGCATCGGACCACGTCGCGGAGCTGGTCCAAGCTGGCTTCAACGTCGTGGTCTTCTGCCGGTTCATCGCGACGGCCCATTACGTGGCCCGCCACCTTCGCAAGCATCTCGGCGGCGCAACCGTCGACGTCATCACCGGCGAGATGCCTCCCGAGGACCGCGCGGAGCATGTCGCACGCATCGGTGCGGCCGAGCGCTCTCGGGTGCTGGTCGCCACTGACTGCCTGTCGGAGGGAATCAACCTGCAGGAGTACTTCGATGCGGTAGTTCACTACGACCTTTCTTGGAACCCGACACGCCACGAACAGCGGGAGGGCCGCGTCGACCGCTTCGGCCAGACGAGCAAGACGGTGCGTGCTACGCTGCTTTACGGGGTGAACAATCCGGTCGACGGAGCCGTGCTCCAGGTCATCCTGCGCAAGGCCGCCCGCATCCGCGAGGAGCTGGGCGTGCCCGTTCCGGTGCCGGATGAGGGCCACACGCTGACCCAGGCGCTGCTCAAGGCGGTGCTGCTCCGGCGGCGCGGCGGTTCCGGCGCCCTGGAGGGTCACCAGCTCGAGCTCTTCGAGACCCAATGGGAAGACGCGAAGACGAAGGCGAAGAGGAACCGGACGGTGTTCGCCCAGCGGCGCATCAAGCCCGACGAGGTCCTGCCGGAGTGGCACAAGAGCCTTGCAGCGATTGGTGGCCGCGAAGATGTCCAGCGCTTTGCCGGCCGTGCTCTCGCCCGGCTCGGCTCGGGGCTCGAGCCTCTGCGGCGCGGATTCAAGGTCGCCACAGCGCCGCTGCCGGTGGAGGTCCGGGAGCGCCTCGAGACCGAGGGCATCGCGGGCACAGTCGCCATCGACTTCACCTATCCATCGGCGCCTGGATGCCGTCCCGTCCAGCGCAGTCATCCCCTGATTGCCGTTCTCGCCGAGACGCTGCTCGGCCGTACGCTGTCGGTGGAGAACAACGACGTCTCCAGCAACGACCCCTCGATCCTGGGGCGTGTGGGCTGCTGGATCTCAGACGGGGTGCGGGTCCGCACGACGATCGCGCTCCTGCGCCTACGGCACCAGCTCCTTTCGCGCAGGCAGCGGCAGGAGACCACGCTCATGGTCGAGGAGGCCACAGCCCTCGCTTGGGTTGGCGCCGGAACCGAGGAGCAGGTCACGGGCTCGGAGGCGCTCTCGCTTCTCACGCTCCCGCCCGTTGACGATCCCCCGCGCCACGTCCGCGAGCGCGAGGCGGCGCGGGCGGTCGCCCTGATCGAAGAGCGGACCTCGGACCTCGAGGCGTTCGCCGCCGCGCGCGCCCGCGCGCTCCTCGAGGACCACGTGCGCGTGCGCGAGGCCGGCCGGGGCGTCGGAAGCACCTCCGTCCAAGCCCTCCCGCGCCCCGATGTCATCGGTGTATACGTGCTCCTCCCGAGGGTAGGCTGA